From the genome of Bartonella sp. M0283:
GAGTACCAGACGCGATACACGTGAAGTACTGCTTCCATTTTCTATTTTTAATGCCGCACCACGCTCATTCAATGAACAAACAACAGTTTTGCCTTGCACGTCGAAAGAAACATATTGTGGCAGATGGCAGGGATCCAGCCTGAGTTCAAGTCCTGCTTTTGCCCGATTAGCCCATTGAGTGGCCATAGAATTCGTCCCCAATATCCTCGTCAATTCAATCGGGAATCACCATAGCGGGGTTTGTTAATCGGTTTGTTAAAAGGTTAGGTTAAAAAATTATTGGTTTGTTTTTTGGTTATCGAATTACAAACAGCACTTTAAGTTATTATTCACCAAAACTTATAGCATTTTTCCCGGATTCATAATGTTTTTCGGGTCAAATAGCTGTTTGATCGAGCGCATCAGAGAAAGTGCTACCGGAGATTTGAAGGCAACAAGCTCCTTGCGCTTTAATTGTCCAATCCCATGTTCGGCCGAAAATGACCCATTATAGCTCATAACCAATGTATGGATACGGTGATTCATTTCGCCCCAAAGGGAAAGATAGGCTTGCTTGTCGGCACCAACCGGTTGCGAGACATTATAATGCAGGTTTCCATCGCCCATATGACCAAAGCAGACAATGCGGGCACCGGGCGAGATCGTTTCGATAATTTTTGCCGCCTCGCTGATAAAATCGGGAATAGAGGCGATCGGAACCGAAATATCGTGTTTGATCGACCCACCCTCCAATTTCTGGGCTGGTGACATATCTTCGCGAAGCCGCCAGAATTCCTTCTGCTGGCTCACCGACTGCGCAATGGATGCATCTTCTATAATGCCCTGTTGAAGTGCATCTGAAAGAATATCTTCCATCGTATTATTCGCTTCACCGTCACTATGGGAAGACGAAAGGTCTAGAAGCACATACCATTCACTTTCACGCTCGAGTGGTGCACGTGCGCCTTTGACATAGTTTAGAGACATTTCCATGCCGACCTTGGCCATAAGTTCAAAACCGGTCAACATGGAACCGGCTTTTTTCTGGGCAAGAAGCAGAAGTTCTAACGCTTTTTCCGGACTTTTCATGCCCGCATAGGCGACCGCTTTTCCTTGCGGTTTTGGAAAAAGCTTCATAACGGCAGCGGTGATAATACCAAGCGTTCCTTCTGCACCGATAAACAAATCTTTCAAATCATAGCCGCTATTATCTTTTTTGACATAGCGCAAATCGTCGAGAATGCGCCCGTCCGGAAGGACAACTTCTAGCCCCAGACAGAGTTCGCGCGTATTGCCATAGG
Proteins encoded in this window:
- a CDS encoding FAD-binding oxidoreductase, with translation MDKKLIERFIEIVGVNHALVDQGVISSYLVEQRGLYHGRTPLVLRPSSPKEVSEIMKLASATGTPIVPQGGNTGLVGAQQPDESANEIIVSMERLNRIRSIDVEGNLALVEAGVVLHTLQEKVDEKGRFFPLSLGSEGSCQIGGNLSSNAGGTDVLAYGNTRELCLGLEVVLPDGRILDDLRYVKKDNSGYDLKDLFIGAEGTLGIITAAVMKLFPKPQGKAVAYAGMKSPEKALELLLLAQKKAGSMLTGFELMAKVGMEMSLNYVKGARAPLERESEWYVLLDLSSSHSDGEANNTMEDILSDALQQGIIEDASIAQSVSQQKEFWRLREDMSPAQKLEGGSIKHDISVPIASIPDFISEAAKIIETISPGARIVCFGHMGDGNLHYNVSQPVGADKQAYLSLWGEMNHRIHTLVMSYNGSFSAEHGIGQLKRKELVAFKSPVALSLMRSIKQLFDPKNIMNPGKML